Proteins encoded within one genomic window of Pirellulales bacterium:
- a CDS encoding response regulator has protein sequence MSRVLIVDDEPQYGVFLRDWLTREGHEVRTATTAEAAVDFGTSWLPSVLIADWMLRSPIDGLQVSEAVRAANPNLQTILITGFPSQELKARAEQANVFSFIEKPFSLTEVAGAVRQATNYGRPQLPGSMLVVSQSRTIAKLAGDTLHAAGYAAHLAGNACDAKVILQSEPDIGVTILDCLFADLDQGLLADELRAVRPDLIVIGSSEADDAWHFANLGIDRFLPRFWDAEDLHRLLVDAIEACPRCGTKLPLRHPIPLDAVQRFICLSCNQEFHAVMRADAHEAVRQNVREVL, from the coding sequence ATGTCACGCGTGCTGATCGTCGACGATGAGCCACAGTATGGTGTGTTTCTGCGCGACTGGTTGACGCGTGAAGGACACGAAGTCCGTACAGCTACTACGGCCGAGGCCGCCGTTGATTTCGGTACGAGTTGGTTGCCGAGTGTGCTCATCGCCGACTGGATGTTGCGCAGTCCGATCGACGGACTACAGGTCTCAGAAGCTGTTCGCGCTGCAAACCCCAACTTGCAGACCATCCTGATTACCGGCTTTCCGTCGCAAGAGCTAAAGGCACGGGCTGAACAAGCCAACGTATTCTCGTTCATCGAGAAGCCCTTCTCACTGACCGAGGTGGCCGGCGCGGTTCGCCAGGCGACGAACTACGGACGACCTCAGCTGCCTGGCAGCATGCTCGTCGTTTCTCAATCACGCACCATTGCCAAGCTGGCCGGCGACACTCTGCACGCCGCAGGTTACGCCGCGCACCTTGCCGGGAATGCCTGCGACGCCAAGGTTATCTTGCAAAGCGAGCCCGACATCGGCGTGACGATTCTCGATTGTCTATTCGCGGATCTCGATCAGGGCTTGCTCGCGGACGAACTGCGCGCCGTCCGGCCGGACTTGATCGTCATCGGCAGCAGCGAAGCAGATGACGCCTGGCACTTTGCCAATTTGGGAATCGACCGTTTCCTGCCGCGCTTCTGGGATGCCGAGGATCTGCACCGCCTGTTGGTCGATGCCATCGAAGCGTGTCCGCGTTGCGGAACTAAACTGCCCTTACGTCATCCAATACCGTTGGATGCAGTTCAACGATTCATCTGCTTGTCCTGCAACCAGGAATTTCACGCAGTAATGCGGGCCGACGCACATGAAGCGGTGCGGCAAAATGTGCGAGAAGTCCTCTAG